The Nocardia higoensis genome has a segment encoding these proteins:
- the alr gene encoding alanine racemase, protein MAGSGAVSAQVETVVDLDAIAHNVRVLRDHAGAAALMAVVKADAYNHGAVEVARTALAAGARELGVTTIPEALRLREAGITAPILCWLHTEDTDYAAGIAADVEIAVSSMAQLRAVAAAARTVGRRATITLKIDTGLNRNGIAEAELPATLAVSSELVEEKVVRLRGMFSHLAHADEPKHAFLDEQRERFVAAIATASAHGLRPEVTHIANSAATMTRPDLRFDMVRPGIAVYGLSPVPELGDFGLRPAMTFQASVAQVKRVAAGQGVSYGHQWTAPRDTTVALVPAGYADGVFRLLSGHFDVWLGGARRPNVGRVCMDQFIVDLGENEAGVKEGDTAVLFGAGAGVPSAQEWADRLGTIHYEVVCAPRGRVSRRHIGAGS, encoded by the coding sequence GTGGCAGGATCGGGGGCTGTGAGTGCCCAGGTGGAAACTGTCGTCGATCTCGACGCGATCGCCCATAACGTCCGAGTTCTGCGCGACCATGCCGGTGCCGCGGCACTGATGGCCGTGGTGAAGGCGGATGCCTACAACCACGGAGCGGTGGAGGTGGCACGCACGGCGCTGGCCGCGGGGGCTCGCGAACTGGGTGTGACGACGATTCCGGAGGCGCTGCGGTTGCGCGAGGCGGGGATCACCGCGCCGATCCTGTGCTGGCTGCACACCGAGGACACCGACTACGCCGCGGGAATCGCCGCCGACGTCGAGATCGCCGTGTCGAGCATGGCGCAGCTGCGGGCGGTCGCGGCGGCGGCGCGCACCGTGGGCCGAAGGGCCACGATCACTCTCAAGATCGACACCGGGCTCAATCGCAACGGCATCGCCGAGGCGGAGCTGCCCGCGACCCTGGCGGTGTCGAGCGAACTGGTCGAGGAGAAGGTGGTCCGGCTACGCGGGATGTTCTCCCATCTCGCCCACGCCGACGAACCCAAGCACGCCTTCCTCGACGAACAGCGCGAGCGGTTCGTCGCGGCGATCGCCACCGCCTCGGCGCACGGCCTGCGCCCGGAGGTGACCCATATCGCCAACTCGGCGGCGACCATGACTCGGCCGGATCTGCGCTTCGACATGGTGCGGCCCGGCATCGCCGTCTACGGATTGAGCCCGGTGCCCGAACTCGGCGACTTCGGTCTGCGCCCGGCCATGACGTTTCAAGCCTCGGTCGCGCAGGTGAAGCGGGTCGCCGCGGGCCAGGGTGTTTCCTACGGGCACCAGTGGACCGCCCCGCGCGACACCACCGTGGCGCTGGTGCCCGCCGGGTACGCCGACGGCGTGTTCCGGCTGCTCAGCGGACATTTCGACGTGTGGCTGGGCGGTGCTCGCCGCCCCAATGTGGGCCGGGTCTGCATGGATCAGTTCATCGTCGATCTCGGGGAGAACGAGGCCGGGGTGAAAGAGGGCGACACCGCCGTGCTGTTCGGTGCGGGCGCGGGGGTGCCCAGCGCCCAGGAGTGGGCGGATCGGCTCGGCACCATTCACTACGAGGTGGTCTGCGCGCCACGTGGGCGGGTGAGCCGACGTCACATCGGAGCCGGTTCGTGA
- a CDS encoding alpha/beta fold hydrolase codes for MRSRRSVVGRGGLAAAIMVGALAGAHALRRAGQWVLHSRLPDDYENEDFALFDSDPASWVRTADGVRLAVRTHGHENAAATVIFVHGFCNTMDSFHFQRRDLPRRWGPDVRLVFFDQRGHGHSGVPAAGTCTVGRLGRDLGAVIEKVAPSGPVVLVGHSLGGMAVLAAASRFPELFTTRIRAVALISTTAAEVTSMGVTQLLRNPAIDGFRLFAHLAPALVQAGRTTARHVITPLLHVTSFHGPVSPALSRFTTRMIDRTSIDTIVKFLDSIRLHDESAALPALADTPVLVLGGSNDVVIPFGHSRLLAEALPDSELVRVRDAAHMPHLQHPDQVNDALDDLLVRAGIFDEDMRLRQGS; via the coding sequence ATGAGGTCACGACGCTCCGTTGTCGGACGCGGAGGATTGGCCGCCGCCATCATGGTCGGTGCGCTCGCCGGGGCGCACGCGCTGCGCCGGGCGGGTCAGTGGGTGCTGCATTCGCGGCTCCCCGACGACTATGAGAACGAGGATTTCGCCCTGTTCGACAGCGATCCGGCGAGCTGGGTCAGGACCGCCGACGGCGTGCGGCTCGCGGTGCGCACCCACGGGCACGAAAACGCCGCGGCCACCGTCATATTCGTGCACGGCTTCTGCAACACGATGGATTCGTTCCACTTCCAGCGCCGTGACCTGCCCCGACGCTGGGGGCCGGATGTGCGGCTGGTCTTCTTCGACCAGCGCGGGCACGGTCACTCCGGGGTGCCCGCGGCGGGCACCTGCACTGTCGGGCGGTTGGGTCGCGACTTGGGCGCGGTGATCGAGAAGGTCGCGCCGAGCGGGCCGGTGGTGCTGGTGGGCCATTCGCTCGGCGGCATGGCGGTGCTCGCCGCCGCGTCCCGGTTCCCGGAGCTGTTCACCACCCGGATCCGCGCGGTCGCGTTGATCTCCACGACGGCGGCCGAGGTGACCTCGATGGGGGTGACCCAGCTGCTGCGTAATCCGGCGATCGACGGCTTCCGGCTGTTCGCGCACCTCGCCCCCGCGCTCGTGCAGGCAGGACGCACCACCGCGCGGCACGTGATCACCCCGCTGCTGCACGTCACCTCCTTCCACGGCCCGGTCAGTCCGGCGCTGTCGCGATTCACCACCCGGATGATCGACCGCACCTCGATCGACACGATCGTGAAGTTCCTCGATTCCATCCGCCTGCACGACGAATCGGCCGCATTGCCCGCGCTGGCCGACACCCCCGTGCTGGTGCTCGGCGGCAGCAACGACGTGGTGATCCCGTTCGGTCACTCGCGCCTGCTGGCCGAGGCGCTGCCCGACAGCGAACTGGTCCGGGTCCGTGACGCCGCGCACATGCCGCACCTGCAACACCCCGACCAGGTGAACGACGCGCTCGACGACCTGTTGGTTCGCGCCGGGATCTTCGACGAGGACATGCGGCTTCGGCAGGGCAGCTGA
- the tsaE gene encoding tRNA (adenosine(37)-N6)-threonylcarbamoyltransferase complex ATPase subunit type 1 TsaE, with protein MTERHERNLPTVADTEALGRELAADLSAGDLVVLDGPLGAGKTALTRGIAAGLGVQGRVSSPTFIIARLHRAGARAGAPPVPLVHVDAYRLGGDLDELDALDLDTELHQAVVVVEWGRGVVEHLSERHLRVELRREPDSEVRTAVWEWIG; from the coding sequence GTGACAGAGCGGCACGAACGCAACCTGCCGACCGTCGCCGATACCGAGGCGCTGGGCCGTGAACTCGCCGCCGATCTCTCGGCGGGCGATCTCGTGGTACTCGACGGTCCCCTCGGCGCGGGTAAGACCGCGCTCACCCGGGGCATCGCCGCGGGGCTCGGCGTACAGGGAAGGGTGAGTTCCCCCACCTTCATCATCGCCCGGCTGCACCGCGCCGGTGCGCGTGCGGGCGCCCCGCCGGTGCCGCTGGTACACGTGGACGCCTACCGGCTCGGCGGCGACCTCGACGAGTTGGACGCGCTGGATCTGGATACCGAACTGCATCAGGCGGTGGTGGTCGTGGAATGGGGGCGCGGCGTGGTCGAGCATCTGAGCGAACGTCATCTGCGGGTGGAACTGCGCAGGGAACCGGATTCGGAGGTGCGTACCGCGGTCTGGGAGTGGATCGGCTGA
- the tsaB gene encoding tRNA (adenosine(37)-N6)-threonylcarbamoyltransferase complex dimerization subunit type 1 TsaB, whose product MLVLAVDTATPAVTAGLVELGQAADGSADAAGSRTLASRITVDARAHAEVLTPQILQCLDEARRSRTDIEAVVVGIGPGPFTGLRVGMATAAAFGDALGLPVHGVCSLDAIAADVAEAADLPAARELLVVTDARRREVYWARYRDGVRIDGPGVIKPADLDHEGAGAVAGSASHVDYFDLPVIPVETPSPAGLVRVAADRLLAGAAPDPLTPLYLRRPDAVEKAFRTLDRTGA is encoded by the coding sequence ATGCTTGTACTCGCCGTCGACACCGCGACCCCCGCCGTCACCGCGGGACTGGTGGAACTGGGACAGGCCGCGGACGGTTCGGCCGACGCGGCCGGGTCACGCACACTGGCCTCGCGGATCACCGTCGACGCGCGCGCCCACGCCGAGGTACTCACCCCGCAGATCCTCCAATGTCTCGACGAGGCACGACGTTCCAGGACCGATATCGAGGCCGTCGTCGTCGGCATCGGCCCCGGCCCGTTCACCGGGCTGCGCGTGGGGATGGCCACCGCGGCGGCGTTCGGTGACGCGCTCGGCCTCCCGGTGCACGGGGTGTGCAGTCTCGACGCGATCGCCGCCGATGTGGCCGAAGCGGCCGATCTGCCCGCCGCTCGGGAACTTCTGGTGGTCACCGACGCGCGCCGACGCGAGGTGTACTGGGCCCGCTACCGTGACGGAGTTCGCATCGACGGGCCCGGGGTGATCAAGCCCGCCGACCTCGACCACGAAGGCGCCGGTGCGGTCGCGGGATCCGCTTCGCACGTCGACTACTTCGATCTGCCGGTGATCCCGGTGGAGACGCCCTCGCCGGCCGGACTGGTCCGCGTCGCCGCCGACCGGCTGCTCGCGGGTGCGGCGCCCGATCCGTTGACACCGTTGTATCTGCGTAGGCCCGACGCCGTCGAGAAGGCCTTCCGCACGCTCGACCGGACGGGAGCGTGA
- the rimI gene encoding ribosomal protein S18-alanine N-acetyltransferase → MTEADIARCVELEHLLFPEDDPWQAVSFHSELAGAHNRYITARDSTGRMVGYAGIALLGDGEHPEAEVHTIGVDPDCHRGGIGTLLLNALLAEAGKRGGPVFLEVRTDNAPAIALYAKHGFHIIGLRKNYYHPSGADAYTMRRPELTAQGREWRASQTDEVLS, encoded by the coding sequence ATGACCGAGGCCGACATCGCGCGTTGTGTCGAGCTCGAGCACCTGCTCTTCCCCGAGGACGATCCCTGGCAGGCGGTGTCCTTCCACTCCGAGCTCGCCGGAGCGCACAACCGCTACATCACCGCCCGCGACAGCACCGGCCGGATGGTTGGGTACGCGGGCATCGCCCTGCTCGGCGACGGCGAACATCCCGAAGCCGAAGTGCACACCATCGGAGTCGATCCCGACTGCCATCGCGGCGGCATCGGCACCCTGCTGCTCAACGCGCTGCTTGCCGAGGCGGGCAAACGCGGCGGCCCGGTGTTCTTGGAGGTGCGTACCGACAACGCGCCGGCCATCGCGCTCTACGCCAAGCACGGATTCCACATCATCGGCTTGCGCAAGAACTACTACCACCCCAGCGGCGCCGACGCCTACACCATGCGCAGGCCGGAACTCACCGCGCAGGGCCGGGAATGGCGCGCGAGCCAGACCGACGAGGTGTTGTCGTGA
- the tsaD gene encoding tRNA (adenosine(37)-N6)-threonylcarbamoyltransferase complex transferase subunit TsaD: MIVMGIESSCDETGVGIVRRHPDGSCELLADEVASSVDQHARFGGVVPEIASRAHLEAIVPAMRRALSAAGIVAPDALAVTIGPGLAGALLVGVAAAKAYAAAWDVPFYALNHLGGHVAVDTLEHGPMPPCVALLVSGGHTHLLHVTDLAEPIVELGSTVDDAAGEAFDKVARLLGLGFPGGPALDAAARSGDPRAIAFPRGMTGPRDARHDFSFSGLKTAVARYVEAAQREGITPDRLPIPDIAASFQEAVADVLTMKAVRAAQDVGVDTLVLGGGATANSRIRSLAEERCAAAGITLRVPKPRLCTDNGVMIAALGAHVIAGGAQPSSLTVASDPGLPVSVSQIC; this comes from the coding sequence GTGATCGTCATGGGTATCGAATCCTCCTGCGACGAAACCGGGGTGGGCATCGTCCGGCGGCATCCGGACGGCAGTTGCGAACTGCTCGCCGACGAGGTCGCTTCCAGCGTCGATCAGCACGCCCGCTTCGGCGGCGTGGTACCTGAGATCGCCTCACGCGCCCACCTGGAGGCGATCGTGCCCGCGATGCGGCGCGCACTGTCGGCGGCGGGCATAGTCGCGCCGGACGCACTGGCGGTCACCATCGGCCCCGGTCTGGCCGGTGCGCTGCTGGTAGGCGTCGCGGCCGCGAAAGCCTATGCGGCGGCGTGGGATGTGCCGTTCTACGCGCTCAATCATCTCGGCGGCCATGTGGCCGTGGACACCCTCGAACACGGTCCGATGCCACCGTGCGTGGCGCTGCTGGTCTCCGGCGGCCACACCCACCTGCTGCACGTGACCGATCTCGCCGAACCGATCGTCGAACTCGGCAGCACCGTCGACGACGCGGCTGGCGAGGCCTTCGACAAGGTCGCCCGGCTGCTGGGGCTCGGCTTCCCCGGCGGGCCCGCGCTCGACGCGGCCGCGCGCAGCGGCGATCCGCGCGCGATCGCCTTCCCGCGCGGCATGACCGGGCCGCGCGACGCTCGCCACGACTTCTCCTTCTCCGGCCTCAAGACCGCGGTGGCCCGCTATGTCGAAGCCGCGCAGCGCGAGGGCATCACACCCGATCGGCTGCCGATCCCGGATATCGCCGCCTCCTTCCAGGAAGCGGTGGCCGACGTGCTCACCATGAAGGCGGTGCGCGCGGCGCAGGACGTCGGGGTCGACACCCTGGTGCTCGGCGGCGGCGCCACCGCCAATTCCCGGATTCGGTCATTGGCCGAAGAGCGTTGCGCCGCGGCGGGCATCACCCTGCGGGTGCCCAAGCCGCGGCTGTGCACCGACAACGGGGTGATGATCGCCGCGTTGGGCGCGCATGTGATCGCCGGTGGGGCACAGCCTTCGTCGCTCACCGTCGCCAGCGATCCCGGTCTACCGGTGTCGGTCAGCCAGATCTGCTGA
- a CDS encoding Hsp70 family protein: MRTSLGISAGNEVVCSALVATAANGAKSFDYRVVSADAAHSDIGDLVASSIDLMTTQLPVTPPGHDAAWPTRSTGVRRAGEHDTATPAPAQPPTSVAVAYRSKEQAQVIRSAIGRRRELELVPEAKAALIYLRHTGLTDRYDTIALVDLGATGMSVTVAEQADDTVLHSQRTHAISGTAIDELIYHHLVDLHFARRGTRPNRAMLINRGRAAKEHLSVAPAVTIDHVAGRPLKLTRADFEVLIGGLLADTAAYVAAAFARSARAPEAVALVGGGANIPSLAHTLGRKLELPVITVDDPEAVIAKGAALVADAAQPTAAPVGQIGTESSASTFTKVAGVLACAVVVVGLIIGYGIKTLVPTADNEVSPAGTTSSARLPATPTTTATPTLAEPNATRPPTGATAVGPAPGVVPESPTTPQTTTPDAITPDPTGSLVPSTPPTLRPDPNLPPIPFPELLGDLLDQQAPEQGPASQEPERQGPTTPPTITSPAPSTPPQSPARTRFPFPPAESGSAADSSTGEQRIA; this comes from the coding sequence ATGCGAACGTCCCTCGGCATCTCCGCCGGAAACGAAGTCGTCTGCTCGGCGTTGGTCGCCACCGCCGCCAACGGCGCCAAGAGCTTCGACTACCGCGTCGTCTCGGCGGACGCCGCTCATTCCGACATCGGTGATCTCGTCGCCTCCTCGATCGACCTGATGACCACCCAACTTCCGGTGACCCCGCCCGGGCACGATGCCGCATGGCCCACCCGTTCGACCGGTGTCCGGCGCGCCGGCGAACACGACACCGCCACGCCCGCGCCCGCGCAGCCGCCGACCAGCGTCGCGGTCGCCTACCGCAGCAAAGAGCAGGCCCAGGTCATCCGTTCGGCCATCGGTAGGCGACGGGAACTCGAACTCGTCCCCGAGGCGAAGGCGGCGCTGATCTACCTGCGCCACACCGGCCTGACCGATCGCTACGACACCATCGCCCTGGTCGACCTCGGCGCCACCGGCATGAGCGTGACCGTCGCCGAACAGGCCGACGACACCGTGCTGCACTCCCAGCGCACCCACGCGATCAGCGGCACCGCCATCGACGAACTCATCTACCACCACCTGGTCGACCTGCACTTCGCCCGCCGCGGCACCCGTCCGAACCGGGCCATGCTGATCAATCGCGGACGTGCCGCCAAAGAGCATCTGTCGGTGGCGCCCGCCGTCACGATCGACCATGTGGCGGGCCGTCCGCTCAAGCTCACCAGGGCCGACTTCGAGGTGCTCATCGGCGGCCTGCTCGCCGACACCGCGGCCTACGTCGCCGCGGCCTTCGCACGCTCGGCGCGCGCGCCGGAGGCGGTGGCCCTCGTCGGCGGCGGCGCCAACATCCCGTCGCTGGCGCACACCCTGGGACGCAAGCTCGAACTCCCGGTGATCACCGTGGACGATCCGGAAGCCGTGATCGCCAAGGGCGCGGCGCTCGTCGCCGACGCCGCGCAGCCGACGGCGGCTCCGGTCGGTCAGATCGGCACGGAGTCCTCGGCGAGCACGTTCACCAAGGTGGCGGGCGTGCTCGCGTGTGCCGTCGTGGTGGTGGGCCTGATCATCGGCTACGGCATCAAGACTCTCGTGCCGACCGCCGACAACGAGGTCTCCCCGGCCGGCACCACCAGCAGCGCCCGCCTGCCCGCCACCCCGACGACCACGGCCACACCGACCCTCGCCGAGCCGAACGCCACCCGGCCGCCGACCGGCGCAACGGCCGTCGGCCCCGCGCCCGGAGTCGTCCCCGAAAGCCCGACGACACCGCAGACAACCACCCCGGACGCGATCACGCCGGACCCCACCGGATCCCTCGTGCCCAGCACCCCGCCGACGCTGCGGCCCGATCCGAACCTGCCCCCGATCCCGTTCCCCGAACTGCTGGGCGACCTGCTGGATCAGCAAGCGCCCGAACAGGGCCCGGCGTCCCAGGAGCCGGAACGGCAAGGTCCCACCACCCCGCCCACGATCACCTCGCCTGCGCCGAGCACACCGCCCCAGTCCCCCGCCAGGACCCGATTCCCCTTCCCGCCCGCCGAATCCGGTTCGGCCGCGGACAGCTCCACCGGCGAACAGCGCATCGCCTAG
- the groES gene encoding co-chaperone GroES: MASVNIKPLEDKILVQANEAETTTASGLVIPDTAKEKPQEGTVVAVGPGRWDDEGEKRIPLDVQEGDTVIYSKYGGTEIKYQGEEYLILSARDVLAVVSK, translated from the coding sequence GTGGCGAGCGTGAACATCAAGCCGCTCGAGGACAAGATCCTCGTCCAGGCCAACGAGGCCGAGACGACGACTGCCTCCGGCCTGGTCATCCCGGACACGGCGAAGGAGAAGCCGCAGGAAGGCACCGTCGTCGCCGTCGGCCCCGGCCGCTGGGACGACGAGGGCGAAAAGCGCATCCCCCTGGATGTTCAGGAGGGCGACACCGTCATCTACAGCAAGTACGGCGGCACCGAGATCAAGTACCAGGGCGAGGAGTACCTGATCCTCTCCGCGCGCGACGTGCTGGCTGTCGTCAGCAAGTGA
- the groL gene encoding chaperonin GroEL (60 kDa chaperone family; promotes refolding of misfolded polypeptides especially under stressful conditions; forms two stacked rings of heptamers to form a barrel-shaped 14mer; ends can be capped by GroES; misfolded proteins enter the barrel where they are refolded when GroES binds): MAKQIEFDEKARRALERGVDKLADAVKVTLGPRGRHVVLAKAFGGPTVTNDGVTIARDIDLEDPFENLGAQLVKSVATKTNDVAGDGTTTATVLAQALVRGGLKNVAAGANPITLGSGIAKATDVVSEALLAAATPVSGEQAIAQVATVSSRDEEIGEMVGKALNTVGKDGVVTVEESSTMQTELVVTEGVQFDKGYLSPYFVTDTDTQQAVYEDVFVLLHREKISSLPDLLPLLEKIAEAGKPVLIVAEDVEGEALSTLVVNSIRKTLKAVAVKAPFFGDRRKAFLDDLAVVTAGTVINPDLGITLREAGLDVLGRARRVVVTKDETTIIDGAGTAEDIAARSAQLRREIEATDSDWDREKLEERLAKLAGGVAVIKVGAATETALKERKYRVEDAVSAAKAAVDEGIVPGGGTALVQAATKLVELRDSLSGDEAVGVEVVRKALQAPLFWIATNAGLDGAVVVARVAEGKEGFNAATLTYGDLLTDGVVDPVKVTRSAVVNAASVARMVLTTESAIVDKPAEEADDHGHHGHAH, encoded by the coding sequence ATGGCAAAGCAGATCGAGTTCGACGAAAAGGCTCGCCGGGCTCTCGAACGCGGCGTCGACAAGCTCGCCGACGCGGTCAAGGTCACCCTCGGCCCGCGCGGTCGTCACGTGGTGCTCGCCAAGGCGTTCGGCGGACCGACCGTCACCAACGACGGTGTGACCATCGCACGTGACATCGACCTCGAGGATCCCTTCGAGAATCTCGGCGCGCAGCTGGTCAAGAGCGTCGCCACCAAGACCAACGACGTCGCCGGTGACGGCACCACCACGGCCACCGTGCTGGCGCAGGCGCTGGTGCGCGGCGGCCTGAAGAACGTCGCCGCGGGCGCCAACCCCATCACCCTGGGTTCCGGCATCGCCAAGGCCACCGATGTGGTCTCCGAGGCACTGCTGGCCGCCGCCACCCCGGTCTCCGGCGAGCAGGCCATCGCCCAGGTCGCCACCGTGTCCTCGCGGGACGAGGAGATCGGCGAGATGGTCGGCAAGGCGCTGAACACTGTCGGCAAGGACGGCGTGGTCACGGTCGAGGAGTCCTCGACGATGCAGACCGAGCTGGTCGTCACCGAGGGCGTGCAGTTCGACAAGGGCTACCTCTCGCCCTACTTCGTCACCGACACCGACACCCAGCAGGCCGTCTACGAGGACGTCTTCGTCCTGCTGCATCGCGAGAAGATCAGCTCGCTGCCCGACCTGCTGCCGCTGCTGGAGAAGATCGCCGAGGCGGGCAAGCCGGTGCTGATCGTCGCCGAGGATGTCGAAGGCGAAGCGCTGTCGACCCTGGTGGTCAACTCCATCCGCAAGACCCTCAAGGCCGTCGCGGTCAAGGCGCCGTTCTTCGGTGACCGCCGCAAGGCGTTCCTCGACGACCTCGCCGTGGTCACCGCGGGCACCGTGATCAACCCGGATCTGGGCATCACGCTGCGCGAGGCGGGCCTGGATGTGCTCGGCCGGGCACGCCGAGTCGTCGTCACCAAGGACGAGACCACGATCATCGACGGTGCGGGCACCGCCGAGGACATCGCCGCCCGCTCCGCGCAGCTGCGCCGCGAGATCGAGGCGACGGATTCGGACTGGGATCGCGAGAAGCTCGAAGAACGCCTGGCCAAGCTGGCGGGTGGCGTCGCGGTGATCAAGGTCGGCGCGGCTACCGAGACCGCGCTCAAGGAGCGCAAGTACCGGGTCGAGGACGCGGTGAGCGCGGCCAAGGCCGCCGTCGACGAGGGCATCGTGCCCGGCGGCGGCACCGCCCTGGTGCAGGCGGCGACCAAGCTGGTCGAGCTGCGGGACTCGCTGTCCGGCGACGAGGCGGTGGGCGTCGAGGTCGTGCGCAAGGCGCTGCAGGCGCCGCTGTTCTGGATCGCCACCAATGCCGGTCTGGACGGCGCGGTCGTGGTCGCCAGAGTCGCCGAGGGCAAGGAAGGTTTCAACGCCGCGACCCTCACCTACGGTGACCTGCTCACCGACGGTGTCGTCGACCCGGTCAAGGTGACCCGTTCCGCCGTGGTGAACGCCGCCTCGGTGGCGCGCATGGTGCTCACCACCGAGAGCGCCATCGTCGACAAGCCCGCCGAGGAGGCCGACGATCACGGCCACCACGGGCACGCCCACTGA
- a CDS encoding RskA family anti-sigma factor: MTEARIDLAHAVALGSIDDEDQHALHEALDDEDPADRAGFRAEVLRAQDALAALAEVTATAPPPGLRARLLAAVAADDSPTAD, encoded by the coding sequence TTGACCGAAGCCCGGATCGATCTCGCGCACGCCGTCGCGCTCGGATCGATCGACGACGAAGACCAGCACGCCTTGCACGAAGCGCTCGATGACGAGGATCCCGCCGACAGAGCGGGATTCCGCGCCGAAGTGCTACGCGCCCAGGACGCCCTGGCCGCGCTGGCGGAGGTGACCGCCACCGCCCCTCCGCCCGGCTTGCGGGCGCGCCTTCTCGCGGCCGTCGCCGCCGATGACTCTCCGACCGCGGACTGA
- the sigK gene encoding ECF RNA polymerase sigma factor SigK has product MESAVSARVAESLELAALLRRCGQGDQNAFAELYDRTSSRVFGLVLRVLQDPGYAEETTQEVYLQIWRNAGNFDSTRGSAMTWLMTLAHRRAVDRVRAEQAHTLREATYGARVGDNEFDEVVEEVERRSEQRAVLAGLADLTETQREAISLAYYGGRTYAEVAAHLGVGLPTVKSRIRDGLTRLKKSLGVT; this is encoded by the coding sequence GTGGAGTCTGCGGTGTCGGCACGCGTAGCCGAAAGCCTCGAACTAGCCGCGCTGTTGCGCCGATGCGGCCAGGGCGACCAGAACGCTTTCGCAGAACTGTACGACCGAACGAGCTCACGCGTGTTCGGTCTGGTGCTCCGGGTGCTCCAAGATCCCGGGTACGCGGAGGAGACCACCCAGGAGGTCTACCTCCAGATATGGCGCAACGCAGGGAATTTCGATTCCACTCGCGGCTCCGCCATGACCTGGTTGATGACACTCGCCCATCGCCGCGCGGTCGACCGCGTCCGCGCCGAACAGGCCCACACCCTGCGGGAAGCCACCTACGGGGCGCGGGTGGGCGACAACGAGTTCGACGAGGTGGTGGAGGAAGTCGAGCGCAGATCCGAACAGCGCGCCGTCCTCGCCGGGCTCGCCGATCTCACCGAGACCCAGCGCGAGGCCATCTCGCTGGCCTACTACGGTGGGCGCACCTACGCCGAGGTCGCCGCGCACCTCGGGGTCGGGCTGCCGACCGTGAAATCCCGGATCAGGGATGGTTTGACACGACTGAAGAAAAGTTTGGGGGTGACGTGA
- a CDS encoding WhiB family transcriptional regulator, which produces MPMPTHLPGPNADVWDWQMRGSCRGVDSAVFFHPDGERGRARTAREMRAKEICRACPVLMQCRSHALKVSEPYGIWGGMSETERELHARRNRRRMAV; this is translated from the coding sequence ATGCCCATGCCGACCCACCTCCCCGGACCGAACGCCGACGTCTGGGACTGGCAGATGCGCGGTTCCTGCCGCGGCGTGGACTCGGCGGTCTTCTTCCACCCCGACGGCGAACGCGGCCGGGCTCGCACCGCACGCGAGATGCGCGCCAAGGAGATCTGCCGCGCCTGCCCGGTGCTGATGCAGTGCCGCAGCCACGCACTCAAGGTGAGTGAGCCCTACGGCATCTGGGGTGGTATGTCCGAGACCGAACGCGAATTGCACGCCCGGCGCAATCGTCGCCGCATGGCCGTCTGA